From a region of the Mobula hypostoma chromosome 6, sMobHyp1.1, whole genome shotgun sequence genome:
- the LOC134348763 gene encoding secreted phosphoprotein 24-like, whose amino-acid sequence MKTFLLSIFAVQILYCSGVPSTKEALRASVIKLNEITEITNLCGITRRGVTNTYRTGKLSYNVDLTFSVKETICSKNSGQEFDDPSCFFRPKNIAEKGFCKSHVEFLADKVADVEVECDGLSTVDSESDSTETSENSIEVTAFIQFRTMEFLA is encoded by the exons ATGAAAACGTTCCTGCTTTCCATCTTTGCAGTGCAGATCCTCTACTGCTCAG GAGTGCCAAGCACCAAGGAAGCTCTGAGAGCTTCAGTTATAAAGCTGAATGAAATCACGGAGATCACCAACCTCTGTGGTATCACCAGGAGAGGCGTGACAAAT ACATATCGTACAGGTAAACTGTCGTACAATGTAGATTTAACATTCTCCGTGAAAGAAACTATCTGCTCCAAGAATTCTGGACAGGAATTTGATGATCCCAGCTGTTTCTTCCGCCCTAAAAACATTGCG GAGAAAGGGTTTTGCAAAAGCCATGTGGAATTTCTTGCTGATAAGGTAGCTGATGTCGAAGTGGAGTGTGACGGTCTGTCGACAGTTGACAGCGAGAGTGACTCAACAGAAACAAGTGAAAACAGTATTGAGGTAACTGCATTCATACAATTCAGGACAATGGAATTTCTAGCATAA
- the LOC134348762 gene encoding secreted phosphoprotein 24-like, with protein MKTFLLAITAVQILYCSGVPSTKEALRASVIKLNEITEITNLCGITRRGVANTYRTGKLSYSMVLTFSVKETVCSKNSGQEFDDPSCSFRHKNIAEKGFCKSHVEFFADKVADVEVECDGLTTADSESDSTETNENSIEAQPKSKETSLEGTSDAKSKSEETSLELFSNISLIWELISSVSQ; from the exons ATGAAAACTTTCTTGCTTGCCATCACTGCTGTGCAGATCCTCTACTGCTCAG gaGTGCCAAGCACCAAGGAAGCTCTGAGAGCTTCAGTAATAAAGCTGAATGAAATCACCGAGATCACCAACCTCTGTGGTATCACCAGGAGAGGCGTAGCAAAT ACATATCGTACGGGTAAACTGTCCTACAGCATGGTTTTAACGTTTTCCGTGAAAGAAACTGTCTGCTCCAAGAATTCTGGACAGGAATTTGATGATCCCAGCTGCTCCTTCCGCCATAAAAACATTGCG GAGAAAGGGTTTTGCAAAAGCCATGTAGAATTTTTTGCTGATAAGGTAGCTGACGTTGAAGTGGAGTGTGACGGTCTGACGACAGCTGACAGCGAGAGTGACTCAACAGAAACAAATGAAAACAGTATTGAG GCGCAACCCAAATCAAAAGAAACATCACTTGAAGGAACCTCAGAT GCAAAAAGCAAATCAGAAGAAACTTCACTGGAATTGTTTTCAAATATAAGTCTAATTTGGGAGTTGATATCTTCAGTTTCTCAATAA